A single region of the Ancylobacter novellus DSM 506 genome encodes:
- the otnK gene encoding 3-oxo-tetronate kinase, translating into MLLGVIADDFTGASDIANTIAKGVAPEGGLRTVQYLGVPTTDAAADVEACVIALKSRSIPAEEAVEQSQAALDWLLAQGCRQIIFKYCSTFDSTPDGNIGQVGEALAKRLGVKGVIACSVFPDAGRTIYKGHLFVGDRLLNESGMEHHPLNPMTDPDLRRWLRLQTTEAVGLVDWSIVRRGPDAVREALAAAGGRGERLVIVDAISNDDLLTIAEACKDARFLTGGSGIALGLPRNFIKAGLAKGGAPAIDAIEGPEAVLVGSCSRATLGQIERHSADHPVLAIDVEQVMAGTLTSDDLVAFIKANAGKAPLVYSSSKPEQVAALQERYGREAVAHKLDALFAKAAKTLFDAGVRRIVVGGGETSGAVVSALGVTSFRIGPEIDPGVPVLVTEDGTGLGMALKSGNFGAVDFFEKALGAISAKAA; encoded by the coding sequence ATGCTGCTCGGAGTGATCGCCGACGACTTCACGGGGGCGAGCGACATCGCCAACACGATCGCCAAGGGCGTCGCGCCGGAAGGCGGGCTGCGCACGGTGCAATATCTCGGCGTGCCGACCACCGACGCCGCCGCCGACGTCGAGGCTTGCGTCATCGCGCTGAAGAGCCGCTCCATCCCCGCCGAGGAGGCGGTCGAGCAGTCGCAGGCGGCGCTGGACTGGCTGCTGGCGCAGGGCTGCCGGCAGATCATCTTCAAGTACTGCTCGACCTTCGATTCCACTCCCGACGGCAATATCGGCCAGGTCGGCGAGGCACTCGCCAAGCGGCTCGGCGTCAAGGGCGTGATCGCCTGCTCGGTGTTCCCCGATGCCGGGCGCACCATCTACAAGGGCCACCTCTTCGTCGGCGACCGGCTGCTGAACGAATCGGGCATGGAGCACCACCCGCTCAACCCGATGACCGACCCGGACCTGCGCCGCTGGCTGCGGCTTCAGACCACGGAAGCCGTCGGCCTCGTCGACTGGAGCATCGTGCGCCGCGGCCCGGATGCCGTGCGCGAAGCACTGGCGGCGGCGGGCGGGCGCGGCGAGCGCCTCGTCATCGTCGACGCCATCAGCAATGACGACCTCTTGACCATCGCGGAAGCCTGCAAGGACGCCCGGTTCCTCACCGGGGGATCGGGCATCGCGCTCGGCCTGCCGCGCAACTTCATCAAGGCCGGCCTCGCCAAGGGCGGCGCGCCGGCGATCGACGCCATCGAGGGGCCGGAGGCGGTTCTCGTGGGGAGCTGCTCGCGCGCCACGCTCGGCCAGATCGAGCGGCATTCGGCTGATCATCCCGTGCTCGCCATCGATGTCGAGCAGGTGATGGCCGGCACGCTGACCTCGGACGACCTCGTCGCCTTCATCAAGGCCAATGCCGGCAAGGCGCCGCTGGTCTATTCCTCCTCGAAGCCGGAGCAGGTCGCGGCGCTACAGGAACGCTACGGCCGCGAGGCGGTGGCCCACAAGCTCGACGCCCTGTTCGCCAAGGCGGCCAAGACGCTGTTCGATGCCGGCGTGCGCCGCATCGTGGTCGGCGGCGGCGAGACCTCGGGCGCCGTGGTCTCGGCGCTCGGCGTCACCTCCTTCCGCATCGGCCCGGAGATCGATCCCGGCGTGCCGGTGCTGGTCACCGAGGACGGCACCGGGCTGGGCATGGCGCTGAAGTCCGGCAATTTCGGCGCCGTCGACTTCTTCGAGAAGGCGCTCGGCGCCATCTCGGCGAAAGCGGCGTGA
- a CDS encoding 3-hydroxyacyl-CoA dehydrogenase produces MTKIALVGCGLVGGSWGLVFARAGYEVTLYDPSPASLQAALDFVRGAAPALAAQGLLNGETPETILSRLKPASSLAEAVSGADYIQESAPERLPIKQALYKELANLVKPDAIIASSTSGFPASSFTGEIEGRERCVVAHPINPPHLIPLVEIIPAPWTAPAVVERTDALMRAVGQVPIRLNREIAGFVVNRLQSAVLAEAFRLVEDGVVSATDVDAAMSEGLGLRWFFMGPFETIDLNAQGGVADYCAKLGPMYYDLAKEQADPRPWSEALVATVEKQRRAKTPADGLDARKAWRDRCLAALVTAKRKVLKENA; encoded by the coding sequence ATGACCAAAATCGCTCTTGTCGGCTGCGGCCTCGTCGGCGGCTCCTGGGGTCTCGTCTTCGCGCGCGCGGGCTATGAGGTGACGCTCTACGATCCCTCGCCGGCCTCTCTTCAAGCGGCGCTGGACTTCGTGCGCGGCGCCGCACCGGCGCTGGCCGCGCAGGGCCTGCTCAACGGCGAGACGCCCGAGACCATCCTGTCCCGCCTGAAGCCGGCCTCCAGCCTCGCGGAGGCGGTGAGCGGCGCCGACTACATCCAGGAGAGCGCGCCGGAGCGGCTGCCGATCAAGCAGGCGCTCTACAAGGAGCTGGCGAACCTGGTGAAACCGGACGCGATCATCGCCTCCTCCACCTCCGGCTTCCCCGCCTCCTCCTTCACCGGCGAGATCGAAGGCCGCGAGCGCTGCGTCGTCGCCCATCCGATCAACCCGCCGCACCTCATCCCGCTGGTCGAGATCATCCCGGCGCCGTGGACCGCGCCCGCCGTCGTCGAGCGCACGGATGCGCTGATGCGTGCGGTCGGCCAGGTGCCGATCCGCCTCAACCGCGAGATCGCCGGCTTCGTCGTCAACCGGCTGCAGAGCGCGGTGCTGGCGGAAGCCTTCCGCCTCGTCGAGGACGGCGTGGTCTCGGCGACCGACGTCGACGCGGCGATGTCGGAAGGGCTCGGCCTGCGCTGGTTCTTCATGGGCCCGTTCGAGACCATCGACCTGAACGCGCAGGGCGGCGTCGCCGACTATTGCGCCAAGCTCGGCCCGATGTATTACGACCTCGCCAAGGAACAGGCCGATCCGCGCCCGTGGAGCGAGGCACTGGTCGCCACCGTCGAGAAGCAGCGCCGCGCCAAGACGCCCGCCGATGGGCTCGACGCCCGCAAGGCCTGGCGCGACCGCTGCCTCGCCGCGCTGGTGACCGCCAAGCGCAAGGTGCTGAAGGAAAACGCCTGA
- a CDS encoding ABC transporter ATP-binding protein produces the protein MKLLEIKGLTARYNAGDVLKGLDLTVEEGEIVALLGSNGAGKSTTLRSISGLVPHIGGSITFAGQPILGLKTEAIAKLGLAHVPEGRRLFPGLTVRDNILLGSSNRAGVSRGQLEREADDMFEFFPDLKRLEHAYCWSLSGGQMQMVAVARGLMAKPKLLLLDEPSLGLAPLIVQQVFRIIGEIRKRGTTVLLVEQNANMALSVADRGYVLEAGSLLVSGKPDELWNNDQVRAAYLGGLAASA, from the coding sequence ATGAAGCTGCTTGAGATTAAGGGCCTCACCGCACGCTACAATGCCGGCGACGTGCTCAAGGGCCTCGACCTCACCGTCGAGGAAGGCGAGATCGTCGCCCTGCTCGGCTCCAACGGCGCCGGCAAGAGCACGACGCTGCGCTCCATCTCCGGGCTGGTGCCGCATATCGGCGGCTCCATCACCTTCGCCGGCCAGCCGATCCTCGGCCTGAAGACCGAGGCCATCGCCAAGCTCGGCCTCGCCCATGTGCCGGAGGGCCGCCGCCTGTTCCCCGGCCTCACCGTGCGCGACAACATCCTGCTCGGCTCGTCGAACCGCGCGGGCGTCTCGCGCGGCCAGCTGGAGCGCGAAGCCGACGACATGTTCGAGTTCTTCCCGGACCTGAAGCGGCTCGAGCACGCCTATTGCTGGAGCCTGTCGGGCGGACAGATGCAGATGGTGGCGGTGGCGCGCGGCCTGATGGCCAAGCCGAAGCTGCTTCTGCTCGACGAGCCCTCGCTCGGCCTCGCCCCGCTGATCGTGCAGCAGGTGTTCCGCATCATCGGCGAGATCCGCAAGCGCGGCACCACTGTGCTGCTGGTCGAGCAGAACGCCAACATGGCGCTCTCGGTCGCCGACCGCGGCTATGTACTGGAAGCCGGCTCGCTGCTGGTCTCCGGCAAGCCGGACGAACTGTGGAACAACGACCAGGTGCGCGCCGCCTATCTCGGCGGCCTCGCCGCCTCCGCGTGA
- a CDS encoding ABC transporter permease subunit: MTRTASSTGRTALYGILALAAVVAVALFAPTQGYYLNIMMQAATYAIAVAGVVIVLGYCGQLALCQAAFLGLGAYCVALGTVDYGLPFFVALALGVVVTSIGGIFLGLATLRLGGHYLAMVTIGFQMIVTMVLTNWISFTRGPDGISGVERPVLGPIDLSGGSSYLALCLAFLVGVTFYAAGLKASRLGRAMQAVRDNEIAASTCGINVFRTKTVAFGISAALGGLGGGLFAGAFSYISPDQFTFNESIVLLTMALLGGVQSPVGALLGTILLVLLPEWLRFLRQAYLAVYGAAVIAIMIFLPRGVWGLVADRFFKAAPIEGGPVTPLPLLSRKGEASKEIVLDISGLAKHFGGLKALDGVDMAVRKGSVHALIGPNGSGKTTMVNVITGLYVATAGRVKLLGRDVTALAPHERAKLGMCRTYQNIRVFRGLTVLENVTIGAERDGNDVAGAQATRERALAALDFVGLRDVAGLPVGDLPYGHQRYVEIARALAGSPEILLLDEPAAGLNLTEKGEMAALLKRLKGHGLTIVIIDHDMKLIEQVADHITVLNFGKRIADGEPRAVLAHPEVIAAYLGEPRNEAA; encoded by the coding sequence GTGACCCGTACCGCTTCCTCCACCGGCCGCACGGCCCTCTACGGCATCCTCGCCCTCGCGGCGGTGGTCGCCGTCGCCCTCTTCGCGCCCACCCAGGGCTACTACCTCAACATCATGATGCAGGCGGCGACCTATGCCATCGCCGTCGCCGGCGTCGTCATCGTGCTCGGCTATTGTGGCCAGCTCGCGCTGTGCCAGGCCGCCTTCCTCGGGCTCGGCGCCTATTGCGTCGCGCTCGGCACGGTCGATTACGGCCTGCCCTTCTTCGTGGCGCTGGCGCTCGGCGTCGTCGTCACCTCGATCGGCGGCATCTTCCTCGGCCTCGCCACGCTGCGGCTCGGCGGCCACTACCTCGCCATGGTGACCATCGGCTTCCAGATGATCGTCACCATGGTGCTGACCAACTGGATCAGCTTCACCCGCGGCCCGGACGGCATCTCCGGCGTCGAACGGCCGGTGCTCGGCCCCATCGACCTGTCGGGCGGCTCGTCCTATCTGGCGCTCTGCCTCGCCTTCCTGGTCGGCGTCACCTTCTACGCCGCCGGCCTCAAGGCGAGCCGGCTCGGCCGCGCCATGCAGGCGGTGCGCGACAACGAGATCGCCGCCTCCACCTGCGGCATCAACGTGTTCCGCACCAAGACGGTGGCCTTCGGCATCTCGGCGGCGCTGGGCGGCCTCGGCGGCGGCCTGTTCGCCGGTGCCTTCTCCTATATCAGCCCGGACCAGTTCACCTTCAACGAGTCCATCGTGCTGCTGACCATGGCGCTGCTTGGCGGCGTGCAGTCGCCGGTCGGCGCGCTGCTCGGCACCATCCTCCTGGTGCTGCTGCCGGAATGGCTGCGCTTCCTGCGCCAGGCGTACCTTGCCGTCTACGGCGCGGCGGTGATCGCCATCATGATCTTCCTGCCGCGCGGCGTGTGGGGCCTCGTCGCCGATCGCTTCTTCAAGGCGGCGCCGATCGAGGGCGGCCCGGTCACGCCGCTGCCGCTACTCAGCCGCAAGGGCGAGGCGTCGAAGGAGATCGTCCTCGACATCTCCGGCCTCGCCAAGCACTTCGGCGGCCTGAAGGCGCTCGACGGCGTCGACATGGCGGTGCGCAAGGGCTCGGTGCATGCGCTGATCGGGCCGAACGGCTCGGGCAAGACCACCATGGTCAACGTCATCACCGGCCTCTATGTCGCCACCGCCGGCCGGGTGAAGCTGCTCGGCCGCGATGTCACCGCGCTCGCCCCGCATGAGCGCGCCAAGCTCGGCATGTGCCGCACCTACCAGAACATCCGCGTGTTCCGCGGCCTCACCGTTCTGGAGAACGTCACCATCGGCGCCGAGCGCGACGGCAACGATGTCGCCGGCGCGCAGGCGACCCGCGAGCGGGCGCTCGCCGCGCTCGACTTCGTCGGCCTGCGCGACGTCGCCGGCCTGCCGGTGGGCGACCTGCCCTACGGCCACCAGCGCTATGTCGAGATCGCCCGTGCGCTCGCCGGCTCGCCGGAAATCCTGCTGCTCGACGAGCCGGCCGCCGGCCTCAACCTCACCGAGAAGGGCGAGATGGCGGCGCTGCTCAAGCGGCTGAAGGGCCACGGCCTGACCATCGTCATCATCGACCACGACATGAAGCTGATCGAGCAGGTGGCCGACCACATCACCGTGCTGAACTTCGGCAAGCGCATTGCCGATGGCGAGCCGCGCGCCGTGCTCGCCCATCCCGAAGTCATCGCCGCCTATCTGGGGGAGCCGCGCAATGAAGCTGCTTGA
- a CDS encoding branched-chain amino acid ABC transporter permease — MSLLPQLLFTGIGIGSIYAMVALGFVLLIRSANVVNFAQGEFSMLGAYAMVILLTGFGLNYFVSLGLAVVCMAVFGVIFASITYWPLRDRGQIPVIISTIGATILLSNLILATYGPSPEVLPGLFDGAGFLVGNVFMDSQYLTIIAVTAVLVGLQYLIFEKTMVGKKLQATSQDKEMASLLGIPVIAMIFGTFAYSAALGGLAGILVAPILFVSVGIGPLIALKAFAANIIGGFGSIPGAICGGLIIGIVETLGATYISVPYKDAFAFLMLLAVLLVRPQGLFGERIAEKA; from the coding sequence ATGAGTCTGCTTCCACAGCTTCTGTTCACAGGGATCGGCATCGGCAGCATCTATGCCATGGTCGCCCTCGGCTTCGTGCTGCTGATCCGCTCGGCGAACGTCGTCAATTTCGCCCAGGGCGAGTTCTCCATGCTGGGCGCCTACGCCATGGTGATCCTGCTCACCGGCTTCGGGCTGAACTATTTCGTCTCGCTCGGCCTGGCCGTGGTGTGTATGGCGGTCTTCGGCGTCATCTTCGCCTCGATCACCTACTGGCCGCTGCGCGACCGCGGGCAGATCCCGGTGATCATCAGCACCATCGGCGCCACCATCCTGCTGTCGAACCTGATCCTCGCCACCTACGGGCCGAGCCCGGAAGTGCTGCCCGGCCTGTTCGACGGCGCCGGCTTCCTGGTCGGCAACGTGTTCATGGACAGCCAGTACCTGACCATCATCGCGGTCACGGCGGTGCTGGTCGGCCTGCAGTACCTGATCTTCGAGAAGACCATGGTCGGCAAGAAGCTGCAGGCCACCTCGCAGGACAAGGAGATGGCGAGCCTGCTCGGCATTCCTGTCATCGCCATGATCTTCGGCACCTTCGCCTACAGCGCCGCGCTCGGCGGCCTCGCCGGCATCCTCGTCGCGCCGATCCTGTTCGTCTCGGTCGGCATCGGCCCGCTGATCGCTCTCAAGGCCTTCGCCGCCAACATCATCGGCGGCTTCGGCTCGATCCCCGGCGCCATCTGCGGCGGCCTGATCATCGGCATCGTCGAGACGCTGGGCGCCACCTACATCTCCGTCCCCTACAAGGACGCCTTCGCCTTCCTGATGCTGCTCGCGGTGCTGCTCGTGCGCCCGCAGGGCCTGTTCGGCGAACGCATCGCCGAGAAGGCGTGA